One genomic region from Jiangella sp. DSM 45060 encodes:
- a CDS encoding dipeptide/oligopeptide/nickel ABC transporter permease/ATP-binding protein translates to MGREQWKAALRNPVGAVAAGLLAALAVLAVVAPMIWGDAAEETDPAALSQGSTSEHPLGTDALGRDILLRVLVATRYSLGLALLATAICVVVGVVLGVLPAVLGRRTGRLVTAAVNLAVAFPGLLLALFFAVIFGVGARGAVLAIGLAGAPSFARLVQTNVAAVSGRDYVAAARVAGVGRFRLIARHLLPNVGEPLVVNATVLAGGALLAFAGLSFLGLGVQPPAYDWGRLLGEGLDRIYINPAAALAPGVAVVVAGLAFTLLGESIAQVVGVRAVRRRREPVAEPAPAVAAEAEADAVLTADDLRVGFPAPGGGWTHPVDGVALTVRRGETVGIVGESGSGKSLTALAVAQLAPDAAHVTAGRLEVAGVAPLGRTDAEVRDLLGTKVAMVFQDPMTSFNPSMRVGRQLAEVTLVHERQGKRAALARAVDRLRTVRVPAPERRAHQYPHEFSGGMRQRAMIAMGLMSTPELIIADEPTTALDVTVQRQVLRLLKDVQAETGAAVVLISHDIAVVAQLCERVVVMYAGRVVEELPVDRLGAAAHPYTRALLASVPDLATDRDRPLATIPGRPPDPSDRPEGCAFAPRCAFADDACRVRPGLAAVAPDQRAACWHPRRRPLDLTLDAVTGGQA, encoded by the coding sequence ATGGGACGCGAACAGTGGAAGGCGGCGCTGCGCAACCCGGTCGGTGCCGTCGCCGCGGGCCTGCTCGCGGCGCTGGCCGTGCTGGCCGTCGTCGCGCCGATGATCTGGGGCGACGCGGCCGAGGAGACCGACCCGGCGGCGCTGTCGCAGGGCTCGACGTCCGAGCACCCGCTGGGCACCGACGCCCTGGGCCGCGACATCCTGCTGCGGGTCCTGGTCGCGACGCGGTACTCGCTCGGCCTCGCGCTGCTGGCCACCGCGATCTGCGTCGTCGTCGGGGTGGTCCTGGGCGTGCTGCCGGCCGTGCTGGGACGGCGCACCGGCCGGTTGGTGACGGCGGCGGTGAACCTGGCCGTCGCGTTCCCCGGGCTGCTGCTGGCGCTGTTCTTCGCGGTGATCTTCGGGGTCGGCGCGCGCGGCGCCGTGCTGGCGATCGGGCTGGCCGGCGCGCCGTCGTTCGCCCGGCTGGTGCAGACGAACGTGGCCGCGGTGTCCGGACGGGACTACGTGGCGGCCGCGCGGGTGGCCGGGGTGGGCCGGTTCCGGCTGATCGCCCGGCACCTGCTGCCGAACGTCGGCGAGCCGCTGGTGGTGAACGCGACGGTGCTGGCCGGCGGCGCGCTGCTGGCCTTCGCCGGGCTGTCCTTCCTGGGCCTGGGCGTGCAGCCGCCGGCCTACGACTGGGGCCGGCTGCTCGGCGAGGGGCTGGACCGCATCTACATCAACCCGGCCGCGGCGCTGGCTCCCGGCGTCGCCGTCGTGGTCGCCGGGCTGGCGTTCACGTTGCTCGGCGAGTCGATCGCGCAGGTGGTCGGGGTGCGGGCGGTGCGCCGCCGGCGCGAGCCCGTGGCCGAGCCGGCGCCGGCCGTGGCCGCCGAGGCCGAGGCGGACGCCGTCCTCACCGCCGACGACCTGCGCGTGGGCTTCCCCGCGCCCGGCGGCGGCTGGACCCACCCCGTCGACGGCGTCGCCCTCACCGTCCGCCGCGGCGAGACCGTCGGCATCGTGGGGGAGTCCGGCTCCGGCAAGAGCCTCACCGCGCTCGCCGTCGCCCAGCTCGCCCCGGACGCCGCGCACGTCACGGCGGGACGGCTCGAGGTGGCCGGCGTCGCCCCGCTCGGCCGCACCGACGCCGAGGTCCGCGACCTGCTCGGCACGAAGGTCGCGATGGTCTTCCAGGACCCGATGACCTCGTTCAACCCGTCGATGCGGGTCGGGCGGCAGCTGGCCGAGGTGACGCTGGTGCACGAACGGCAGGGCAAGCGGGCCGCCCTGGCCCGTGCCGTCGACCGGCTGCGCACCGTGCGCGTCCCCGCGCCGGAGCGGCGGGCGCACCAGTACCCGCACGAGTTCTCCGGCGGCATGCGGCAGCGGGCGATGATCGCGATGGGCCTGATGAGCACGCCGGAGCTGATCATCGCCGACGAGCCGACCACCGCGCTCGACGTCACGGTGCAGCGGCAGGTGCTGCGGCTGCTCAAGGACGTGCAGGCCGAGACCGGCGCGGCCGTCGTGCTCATCTCGCACGACATCGCCGTCGTCGCGCAGCTGTGCGAGCGGGTCGTCGTCATGTACGCCGGCCGCGTGGTCGAGGAGTTGCCGGTCGACCGGCTCGGCGCGGCCGCGCACCCGTACACCCGCGCGCTGCTGGCGTCCGTCCCGGACCTCGCGACCGACCGCGACCGGCCGCTGGCCACCATCCCGGGCCGTCCGCCGGACCCGTCCGACCGGCCCGAGGGTTGCGCGTTCGCGCCGCGCTGCGCGTTCGCCGACGACGCCTGCCGGGTGCGGCCCGGCCTCGCCGCCGTCGCGCCGGACCAGCGGGCCGCCTGCTGGCACCCGCGTAGGCGGCCGCTGGACCTGACGCTGGACGCCGTCACGGGAGGCCAGGCATGA
- a CDS encoding ABC transporter permease, whose protein sequence is MTAPVAASPAPTRTRVSAWAGNPWAAFLVRRLGRLLVSLAVLVTLAFGMIHLIPGDPVRAALGVTAPPELVDARREALGLNDPLGTQFVNYLQALFSGDLGISMSSGVPVSETIGQRLPATASLAIAAFVVVMLIAVPLGLGMAVLTRGGRRRGTELGFTSTSAMVAAIPEFLLAVGLVFVFGVSLGWFPVAGRGGASSYVLPVLALSLGPALLLARMVRVEALAVLDEDFVRTARAKRLPPLRVYLRHVFPNALTSTLTIGGLLLSGMIVGTVLVENVFAWPGMGMTIVSSILAKDYPVVQGIVLVYGAAVLLVNLVVDVLLAVADPRSTIREG, encoded by the coding sequence GTGACGGCTCCCGTCGCCGCGTCGCCCGCGCCCACGCGGACCCGGGTGTCCGCGTGGGCCGGCAACCCGTGGGCCGCCTTCCTGGTCCGCCGGCTGGGGCGGCTGCTGGTGTCGCTCGCGGTGCTGGTCACGCTGGCGTTCGGGATGATCCACCTGATCCCCGGCGACCCGGTCCGGGCGGCGCTCGGCGTGACGGCGCCGCCGGAGCTGGTGGACGCGCGGCGCGAGGCGCTCGGGCTGAACGACCCGCTCGGCACGCAGTTCGTGAACTACCTGCAAGCGCTGTTCTCCGGTGACCTCGGCATCTCGATGTCGTCCGGGGTTCCGGTGTCGGAGACGATCGGCCAGCGGCTGCCGGCCACCGCGAGCCTGGCGATCGCCGCGTTCGTCGTGGTGATGCTGATCGCGGTCCCGCTCGGGCTGGGCATGGCCGTGCTGACCCGGGGCGGCCGGCGCCGCGGCACCGAGCTCGGCTTCACCTCCACCAGCGCGATGGTCGCGGCGATCCCGGAGTTCCTGCTCGCCGTCGGGCTGGTGTTCGTGTTCGGCGTGTCGCTGGGCTGGTTCCCGGTGGCGGGACGCGGCGGTGCGTCGTCGTACGTGCTGCCGGTGCTGGCGCTGTCGCTCGGGCCGGCGCTGCTGCTGGCGCGCATGGTCCGGGTCGAGGCGCTGGCGGTGCTGGACGAGGACTTCGTCCGCACCGCCCGGGCCAAACGGCTGCCGCCGCTGCGGGTGTACCTGCGCCACGTCTTCCCGAACGCGCTCACCTCGACGCTCACCATCGGCGGCCTGCTGCTCAGCGGCATGATCGTCGGCACCGTGCTGGTCGAGAACGTGTTCGCCTGGCCGGGCATGGGCATGACGATCGTCTCCTCGATCCTGGCCAAGGACTACCCGGTCGTGCAGGGCATCGTCCTGGTCTACGGCGCCGCGGTACTGCTGGTGAACCTCGTCGTCGACGTGCTGCTGGCGGTCGCCGACCCGCGCTCGACCATCAGGGAGGGCTGA